In Streptomyces sp. ML-6, one DNA window encodes the following:
- a CDS encoding MazG-like family protein: MTDHWTTIHELVAWLDQQNGRTNQEITLRLLKLTEEAGEVAQAWIGHTGQNPRKGITHTRDDVADELCDVIVTAAVALTSLTDDPAGHLDAKIRQIAGRPRTP, translated from the coding sequence ATGACCGACCACTGGACCACCATCCACGAACTCGTCGCCTGGCTCGACCAGCAGAACGGCCGCACCAACCAGGAGATCACCCTCCGCCTCCTCAAGCTCACCGAGGAGGCCGGCGAGGTCGCGCAGGCATGGATCGGCCACACCGGGCAGAACCCCCGCAAGGGCATCACCCACACCCGCGATGACGTCGCCGACGAACTCTGCGACGTGATCGTCACCGCAGCCGTCGCCCTGACCTCCCTCACGGACGACCCGGCCGGGCACCTGGACGCCAAGATCCGCCAGATCGCTGGCCGGCCCCGAACCCCGTGA
- a CDS encoding bifunctional DNA primase/polymerase — MTERDVQAVIEASDYVRHGGVTRHGGSYSTCICPKAACGAVASGDERDGCPEHSLNPAQYWHWSAECPQVLAAARTAVDRGLAVIPLPSGGRVPEPGWQRQATLLPERLPELLAGRGVGIGCRASNVVVLDLDVHGDDDGPGVLAALADRLGEAVPETFTVATPSGGRHLYFRAPMGCTIGSVSGGRTALGPGIDVRGPGRRSGGYLVGPGSVVGGLPYTIAHNVPVAPLPDWISQRLRAQQ; from the coding sequence ATGACCGAGCGCGACGTTCAGGCCGTCATCGAGGCCAGCGACTACGTCCGCCACGGCGGCGTGACACGGCACGGAGGGTCGTACAGCACCTGCATCTGCCCCAAGGCCGCCTGCGGGGCCGTCGCCTCCGGAGACGAACGCGACGGCTGCCCCGAGCACAGCCTCAACCCGGCGCAGTACTGGCACTGGTCCGCCGAGTGCCCGCAGGTCCTGGCCGCCGCCCGCACGGCGGTCGACCGGGGCCTGGCCGTCATCCCGCTCCCGAGCGGCGGCCGCGTCCCCGAACCCGGGTGGCAGCGCCAAGCCACCCTGCTGCCCGAGCGGCTGCCCGAACTGCTCGCCGGACGGGGCGTCGGCATCGGCTGCCGGGCCTCCAACGTGGTCGTCCTGGACCTCGATGTCCACGGCGACGACGATGGCCCCGGCGTTCTCGCCGCCCTGGCCGACCGGCTCGGGGAGGCGGTGCCCGAGACGTTCACCGTGGCCACGCCGTCTGGGGGGCGGCACCTGTACTTCCGGGCGCCGATGGGCTGCACGATCGGCAGCGTGTCAGGCGGGCGCACGGCGCTCGGGCCCGGGATCGACGTCCGCGGCCCCGGCCGCCGAAGCGGCGGGTACCTAGTCGGCCCCGGCTCCGTTGTCGGTGGCCTGCCGTACACCATCGCCCACAACGTCCCCGTGGCGCCGCTGCCCGACTGGATCAGCCAACGACTCCGGGCCCAGCAGTAG